The segment CTCTATAATAGTTTTCATCTTTTTAGATAATATTTATTGCATGGGGAATTTTAGACTTTATAGCATTATGTATTTTAGGAATTGTTGTGGTTATAACGGATTCTTTAGCTATAAGCCCTACACTCTTATCATCTTTATGTCCAGGGATGATTGTTGCATTTAATTCCTCTTGTAAATTGTTAACACTAACTTTTTCAACCCATGGATCACTGTCAGTAATTATAATCTCTTCAACTCCTTTTTTATCTAATTCTTTTGCAACAAGCCATGAAATGAATCTTCCTCCATGTAATGAAACTGAATCTCCATTAATCTTATTTGATATTTCTTCTAAACTTATAGGTATATTCATCTCTTTATACATTTTAGAGTTTTGTATTGTTACCCAATGTGCATCACCTATTGCAAATGAGCCGATTGTTTTTGGGTATATATTTTCAGAACCTGCAAGTTTAACTGCATGAGTTAAAGCTAATAGTTCTTCTCTTTGAATAGGGACTCTTGTAGGACCTGCTTTACTTTCTTCATTCATAATTTTAATTACTCTAGGCAATCCAAATTTCCCTCTTCTTGCAGTTTTAGGTTCAAAGCCACACATATATCCATGGTGGTTTTTTGGAAAACCGGTAATTATTACATTTAATCCAGATTTAAGCCCTGCTCTACATTCACTTTCATAAGCTCCATTAGTAGCAACAACCTTTCCAGGACATAGGATTCTGCTCATAGCTATTGCTTTTGCAAAACCTTCGTTAGTATTTTCACAACGGTTAAATGGCCCCCCTTCAATAACAAAAACATCTACCTCCATTTCAATTGCTCTTTTAAATCCAGTGATTAGCTCATCGTATCCATCACCAACAAACATTATAGCCTCTAAACCTTTTCCATATTTTTTAGCAAGGGCTGCCAAATCTTTAGCTTCCTCTAGAGGTGCAGCATGTCCATCGTTTCCTTGTTCGCTACTTAGATTAATTGCAACAGAAGATGATAGCTTAACCCAAGTTTCTTTATCTAGCTCTTCAGATTTTT is part of the Methanobrevibacter olleyae genome and harbors:
- the hmdC gene encoding 5,10-methenyltetrahydromethanopterin hydrogenase cofactor biosynthesis protein HmdC, producing the protein MYELIKESINSDESALELAKSKKDVESVVDAISELSFKETMKLGTRFKKFPIGCDLTEIVVGTCASDLEKMDLFGNCLLANMIGAPIHICAYAFSDIAEKYGQRGVEIMEEVYNITDVPLDLDHFGKYGAMRFPKHIVGCGGDCYNQGPNFTECPRGRIHERLIDKEKSEELDKETWVKLSSSVAINLSSEQGNDGHAAPLEEAKDLAALAKKYGKGLEAIMFVGDGYDELITGFKRAIEMEVDVFVIEGGPFNRCENTNEGFAKAIAMSRILCPGKVVATNGAYESECRAGLKSGLNVIITGFPKNHHGYMCGFEPKTARRGKFGLPRVIKIMNEESKAGPTRVPIQREELLALTHAVKLAGSENIYPKTIGSFAIGDAHWVTIQNSKMYKEMNIPISLEEISNKINGDSVSLHGGRFISWLVAKELDKKGVEEIIITDSDPWVEKVSVNNLQEELNATIIPGHKDDKSVGLIAKESVITTTIPKIHNAIKSKIPHAINII